One Pseudomonas entomophila genomic window carries:
- the msrQ gene encoding protein-methionine-sulfoxide reductase heme-binding subunit MsrQ, whose protein sequence is MRYPWFRLAIFVVGCLFPLWWFYEAAMGLLGPDPGKIMMDRLGLGALVFLLITLSMTPLQRLTGWSGWIVVRRQLGLWCFAYIVLHLTAYMVFILGLDWGQFGVELRKRPYIIVGALGFLGLLALAVTSNRYSQRRLGARWKKLHRLVYVILGLGLLHFLWIVRSDLKEWAIYAGIGGVLLVMRIPPVWRRVPRLMGGRGRAA, encoded by the coding sequence ATGCGTTATCCCTGGTTTCGCCTGGCGATCTTCGTGGTGGGGTGCCTGTTTCCACTGTGGTGGTTCTATGAAGCTGCCATGGGGCTGCTTGGGCCGGATCCCGGGAAGATCATGATGGACCGGCTTGGGTTGGGGGCGCTGGTGTTTCTGCTGATTACCCTGAGCATGACGCCGCTGCAGCGACTTACCGGTTGGTCCGGGTGGATCGTGGTGCGTCGGCAGCTGGGGCTGTGGTGCTTTGCTTATATAGTGCTGCACCTGACTGCCTACATGGTGTTCATCCTGGGGTTGGACTGGGGGCAGTTCGGAGTGGAGTTGCGCAAGCGGCCCTACATTATTGTGGGGGCGCTCGGTTTTCTTGGGTTGTTGGCGCTGGCGGTCACGTCCAATCGGTATAGCCAGCGACGGCTGGGGGCGCGGTGGAAGAAGCTGCATCGGCTGGTTTATGTGATTCTCGGGTTGGGGTTGCTGCATTTCCTGTGGATCGTGCGTTCGGATCTGAAGGAGTGGGCGATCTATGCGGGGATTGGTGGGGTGTTGTTGGTAATGAGGATTCCACCTGTTTGGCGGCGGGTGCCGAGGTTGATGGGGGGGAGGGGGAGGGCGGCGTAA